From a region of the Narcine bancroftii isolate sNarBan1 chromosome 5, sNarBan1.hap1, whole genome shotgun sequence genome:
- the cenpl gene encoding centromere protein L encodes MEYETPSCKAGMARMGVCFTHAGASSIFRRAMLKHTPFHQTPARRRISRSDWPVKNPEQIALLLQKQWRLYHLTPLYRFSYAMLKKYSNELSVFIASERKKGLAVEVGIELASIAKFSMLAGLRATESDPEAVFIQITSKTPVQQTADEKVVWSGWLCCVDGDLSFLASLPVEFTCLPLLFANGPETVTAIVGEWLQKTFDCYISAFPISSENLTWMAAMWANCLSDCIHRVMELEWSVPPIQLTISLSIHPEDAKELWDSIHRDKDEITMEEVQLFMTSLHSHFYRHFGVRLAATRLVRVTTAVASAHCEGKLKLFNSKHMDHVLPFLTELAFHQIQYQPSLQ; translated from the exons ATGGAGTACGAGACACCTTCTTGCAAGGCTGGAATGGCACGTATGGGTGTATGTTTTACCCATGCAGGTGCCTCTTCAATATTTAGGAGGGCTATGCTGAAGCATACACCGTTTCATCAGACTCCAGCCAGACGGAGGATCTCCAGATCAGATTGGCCAGTA AAGAATCCAGAGCAAATTGCACTACTCTTGCAGAAACAATGGCGTCTATATCATCTCACACCCCTTTATAGATTTTCTTATGCTATGCTGAAGAAATACTCAAATGAGTTGTCTGTGTTCATTGCTTCTGAGAGAAAAAAGGGACTAGCAGTTGAAGTGGGAATTGAGCTGGCCAGCATAGCTAAATTCTCCATGCTTGCGGGACTCCGAGCTACTGAAAGTGATCCAGAGGCGGTCTTCATACAG ATAACATCAAAGACCCCTGTTCAACAGACAGCTGATGAGAAGGTGGTGTGGTCTGGGTGGCTATGCTGTGTGGATGGAGATTTGAGCTTCTTGGCATCTCTCCCAGTGGAATTCACCTGTTTACCCTTGCTTTTTGCAAATGGTCCTGAAACAGTAACAGCTATTGTTGGAGAATGGTTGCAAAAAACATTTGACTGTTATATCAGTGCCTTCCCCATAAGTTCTGAGAACCTGACGTGGATGGCAGCCATGTGGGCCAATTGTTTATCTGACTGTATCCATCGTGTAATGGAACTAGAATGGTCGGTACCCCCTATACAACTAACTATTTCACTGAGTATTCACCCTGAAGATGCTAAAGAACTATGGGACAGCATTCACAGAGATAAGGACGAAATCACTATGGAGGAAGTGCAGTTATTCATGACCAGTCTTCATTCACATTTCTACAGGCATTTTGGGGTCCGGCTTGCAGCAACGCGTCTAGTAAGAGTGACGACGGCTGTTGCATCCGCTCATTGTGAGGGGAAGTTAAAG CTATTTAACAGCAAgcatatggaccatgtgctgccATTCCTAACTGAACTGGCTTTTCATCAGATACAGTACCAACCTAGTCTGCAGTAG